From a single Parambassis ranga chromosome 2, fParRan2.1, whole genome shotgun sequence genomic region:
- the bzw1a gene encoding eIF5-mimic protein 2-A isoform X3, producing MPLAPSLTTADMQRHSLTSWWPAACWPQVFNKLIRRYKYLEKGFEEEIKKLLLFLKGFTESERNKLAMLTGILLANGNISASILSSLFNENLVKEGVSAAFAVKLFKSWINEKDINSVAASLRKVGMDNRLMELFPANKRSCEHFSKYFTDAGLKELSDFARNQQSIGARKELQKELQEQMSRGDPQKEIIAFAREEMKKASLSEQAMIGIIWTSVMSSVEWNKKEELVTEQAIKHLKQYSPLLKAFTSQGLSELSLLLKIQEYCYDNIHFMKAFQKIVVLLYKADVLSEEAILKWYTEAHVAKGKSVFLEQMKKFVEWLKNAEEESESDEEEAD from the exons ATGCCTCTGGCGCCAAGCTTGACTACCGCCGATATGCAGAGACACTCTTTGACATCCTGGTGGCCGGCGGCATGCTGG CCCCAG GTTTTTAACAAGCTGATCAGGCGTTACAAGTACCTGGAGAAGGGTTTCGAAGAGGAGATCAAGAAG ttgctgctgtttctaaAGGGGTTCACTGAGTCTGAGCGCAACAAACTAGCCATGCTGACCGGCATCCTGCTGGCCAACGGCAACATATCAGCCTCCATCCTGAGCAGTCTCTTCAACGAGAACCTCGTCAAAGAGG GAGTCTCTGCAGCCTTCGCTGTCAAGCTGTTCAAGTCATGGATCAACGAGAAGGACATCAACTCTGTCGCTGCCAGTCTCCGCAAAGTTGGCATGGACAACAGGCTGATG GAACTCTTTCCTGCCAACAAACGGAGCTGTGAGCATTTTTCTAAGTACTTCACTGACGCCGGGCTGAAGGAGCTGTCCGACTTCGCCCGCAACCAGCAATCCATCGGTGCCCGCAAGGAGCTGCAGAAGGAGCTCCAGGAGCAGATGTCCCGCGGTGACCCTCAGAAGGAG ATTATCGCCTTTGCCagggaggagatgaagaaggCCAGCCTCTCTGAGCAGGCCATGATCGGCATCATCTGGACCAGCGTGATGAGCTCCGTGGAGTGGAACAAGAAGGAAGAGCTGGTGACCGAACAAGCCATCAAACACTTGAAG caatACAGCCCTCTGCTGAAAGCCTTCACCTCCCAGGGTCTGTCCgagctcagcctgctgctgaaGATCCAGGAGTACTGCTACGACAACATCCACTTCATGAAGGCCTTCCAGAAGATCGTGGTGCTCCTCTACAAAG CGGACGTGCTGAGCGAGGAGGCCATTCTGAAGTGGTACACTGAAGCCCACGTTGCCAAGGGGAAGAGTGTGTTCCTCGAGCAGATGAAAAAGTTTGTGGAGTGGCTGAAGAACGCAGAGGAAG
- the bzw1a gene encoding eIF5-mimic protein 2-A isoform X1, which translates to MNNQKQQKPTLTGQRFKTRKRDEKERFDPTQFQESIVQGLNQTGTDLEAVAKFLDASGAKLDYRRYAETLFDILVAGGMLAPGGTLSDDMTRTEFCLFTAQEDLETMQAYAQVFNKLIRRYKYLEKGFEEEIKKLLLFLKGFTESERNKLAMLTGILLANGNISASILSSLFNENLVKEGVSAAFAVKLFKSWINEKDINSVAASLRKVGMDNRLMELFPANKRSCEHFSKYFTDAGLKELSDFARNQQSIGARKELQKELQEQMSRGDPQKEIIAFAREEMKKASLSEQAMIGIIWTSVMSSVEWNKKEELVTEQAIKHLKQYSPLLKAFTSQGLSELSLLLKIQEYCYDNIHFMKAFQKIVVLLYKADVLSEEAILKWYTEAHVAKGKSVFLEQMKKFVEWLKNAEEESESDEEEAD; encoded by the exons ATGAATAATCAAAAGCAGCAAAAGCCAACGCTAACCGGCCAGCGTTTCAAAACGAGGAAAAGAG ATGAAAAGGAGAGATTTGACCCTACTCAGTTTCAAGAAAGTATCGTACAAGGCTTGAATCAAACTGGCACTGATTTGGAAGCGGTTGCAAAGTTTCTTGATGCCTCTGGCGCCAAGCTTGACTACCGCCGATATGCAGAGACACTCTTTGACATCCTGGTGGCCGGCGGCATGCTGG CCCCAGGCGGGACTCTGTCTGACGACATGACCCGCACTGAGTTCTGCCTCTTCACGGCACAAGAAGACCTGGAGACGATGCAAGCATATGCTCAG GTTTTTAACAAGCTGATCAGGCGTTACAAGTACCTGGAGAAGGGTTTCGAAGAGGAGATCAAGAAG ttgctgctgtttctaaAGGGGTTCACTGAGTCTGAGCGCAACAAACTAGCCATGCTGACCGGCATCCTGCTGGCCAACGGCAACATATCAGCCTCCATCCTGAGCAGTCTCTTCAACGAGAACCTCGTCAAAGAGG GAGTCTCTGCAGCCTTCGCTGTCAAGCTGTTCAAGTCATGGATCAACGAGAAGGACATCAACTCTGTCGCTGCCAGTCTCCGCAAAGTTGGCATGGACAACAGGCTGATG GAACTCTTTCCTGCCAACAAACGGAGCTGTGAGCATTTTTCTAAGTACTTCACTGACGCCGGGCTGAAGGAGCTGTCCGACTTCGCCCGCAACCAGCAATCCATCGGTGCCCGCAAGGAGCTGCAGAAGGAGCTCCAGGAGCAGATGTCCCGCGGTGACCCTCAGAAGGAG ATTATCGCCTTTGCCagggaggagatgaagaaggCCAGCCTCTCTGAGCAGGCCATGATCGGCATCATCTGGACCAGCGTGATGAGCTCCGTGGAGTGGAACAAGAAGGAAGAGCTGGTGACCGAACAAGCCATCAAACACTTGAAG caatACAGCCCTCTGCTGAAAGCCTTCACCTCCCAGGGTCTGTCCgagctcagcctgctgctgaaGATCCAGGAGTACTGCTACGACAACATCCACTTCATGAAGGCCTTCCAGAAGATCGTGGTGCTCCTCTACAAAG CGGACGTGCTGAGCGAGGAGGCCATTCTGAAGTGGTACACTGAAGCCCACGTTGCCAAGGGGAAGAGTGTGTTCCTCGAGCAGATGAAAAAGTTTGTGGAGTGGCTGAAGAACGCAGAGGAAG
- the bzw1a gene encoding eIF5-mimic protein 2-A isoform X2 yields MNNQKQQKPTLTGQRFKTRKRDEKERFDPTQFQESIVQGLNQTGTDLEAVAKFLDASGAKLDYRRYAETLFDILVAGGMLAPGGTLSDDMTRTEFCLFTAQEDLETMQAYAQVFNKLIRRYKYLEKGFEEEIKKLLLFLKGFTESERNKLAMLTGILLANGNISASILSSLFNENLVKEGVSAAFAVKLFKSWINEKDINSVAASLRKVGMDNRLMELFPANKRSCEHFSKYFTDAGLKELSDFARNQQSIGARKELQKELQEQMSRGDPQKEIIAFAREEMKKASLSEQAMIGIIWTSVMSSVEWNKKEELVTEQAIKHLKQYSPLLKAFTSQGLSELSLLLKIQEYCYDNIHFMKAFQKIVVLLYKGL; encoded by the exons ATGAATAATCAAAAGCAGCAAAAGCCAACGCTAACCGGCCAGCGTTTCAAAACGAGGAAAAGAG ATGAAAAGGAGAGATTTGACCCTACTCAGTTTCAAGAAAGTATCGTACAAGGCTTGAATCAAACTGGCACTGATTTGGAAGCGGTTGCAAAGTTTCTTGATGCCTCTGGCGCCAAGCTTGACTACCGCCGATATGCAGAGACACTCTTTGACATCCTGGTGGCCGGCGGCATGCTGG CCCCAGGCGGGACTCTGTCTGACGACATGACCCGCACTGAGTTCTGCCTCTTCACGGCACAAGAAGACCTGGAGACGATGCAAGCATATGCTCAG GTTTTTAACAAGCTGATCAGGCGTTACAAGTACCTGGAGAAGGGTTTCGAAGAGGAGATCAAGAAG ttgctgctgtttctaaAGGGGTTCACTGAGTCTGAGCGCAACAAACTAGCCATGCTGACCGGCATCCTGCTGGCCAACGGCAACATATCAGCCTCCATCCTGAGCAGTCTCTTCAACGAGAACCTCGTCAAAGAGG GAGTCTCTGCAGCCTTCGCTGTCAAGCTGTTCAAGTCATGGATCAACGAGAAGGACATCAACTCTGTCGCTGCCAGTCTCCGCAAAGTTGGCATGGACAACAGGCTGATG GAACTCTTTCCTGCCAACAAACGGAGCTGTGAGCATTTTTCTAAGTACTTCACTGACGCCGGGCTGAAGGAGCTGTCCGACTTCGCCCGCAACCAGCAATCCATCGGTGCCCGCAAGGAGCTGCAGAAGGAGCTCCAGGAGCAGATGTCCCGCGGTGACCCTCAGAAGGAG ATTATCGCCTTTGCCagggaggagatgaagaaggCCAGCCTCTCTGAGCAGGCCATGATCGGCATCATCTGGACCAGCGTGATGAGCTCCGTGGAGTGGAACAAGAAGGAAGAGCTGGTGACCGAACAAGCCATCAAACACTTGAAG caatACAGCCCTCTGCTGAAAGCCTTCACCTCCCAGGGTCTGTCCgagctcagcctgctgctgaaGATCCAGGAGTACTGCTACGACAACATCCACTTCATGAAGGCCTTCCAGAAGATCGTGGTGCTCCTCTACAAAG GTTTATGA